Proteins from one Bacteroidota bacterium genomic window:
- a CDS encoding PAS domain S-box protein — protein MRAARLPEVFVAPLLADAPWGLLLCDTEGRILYANQAASKIFDQDAAALRGQDWCKLTAGGVLSSQIGATLSLGEPRGGLWEITRPDGRRIWCHWQATPLRNPAGRVIGSALWVQEITARIELEKTLADSEARYRSLVEHAPLMIYSFDLEGRFTYANPMACQVVGMNLETLRGLRYTDLLEPAQRGRVQRFYLRQFLSRTPQTKLEIALKLPTGRQLWLRQRCSLLWEHDQVVGFHCVAEDITEARLAQQALREQERRYRNLFESAPDPILVLDKAGRIVEANERAAAAFGYRPEALHGRPLASLQAISRSCQEPLLDHLLSQDKPLIEQELTFCRQDGKLFIASLRASRIPLNDEKVLWQVFLRDVTELRLATAELAAQKLQLEEAVQLARELAEQAQAANRAKSAFLASVSHEIRTPLNGVIGYLDLITQGAYRDEGERNEYLEGARQSAEMLLALINDLLDLSRIESGRLKLEIAPFCLEELLREVLELLGPIVRQKGLEIGYILPPSLPARLQGDPDRVRQVLLNLVSNAVKFTHQGHVLIWTEVLREEAQTLWIRITVHDTGIGIASDQLARLFEPFEQADRLISRQYGGTGLGLAISKQLVELMGGRIGAESEPGKGSAFWIELPFSYAEEEEEQAQSHLAGHRWLVIDDHPANRSALVRMLRALGAEAESAPSGRAGLEALKGALLAGRPFHGVLLDLNMPDWDGYDTARAIRAEPRFRELPIVLLSSSAAVDQAKLAMLGIRRCLYRPIRASELAKQLRALPPSPADRPSASDGPQKTPLEPGEELSPPWPKERYRVLLVEDNPVNQKIASTMLERLNLSVITAGNGKEALDALRRARFDLILMDVQMPEMDGLEATRRLRQMGIQTPVIALTAHAMSGDRERFLQAGMNDYLAKPIRPGLLLELLRQWLPLAEAEPSAQPTPPLETVLDRAVIAELQAIDETSDGAFLRELVESFLEDARERLRVMEQLVHTGHWEQLYREAHTLKGGSASIGAEAMRQLCEELEKEARGGEPLRARYLVGQLQEAYRHTRRALRELTGGEALV, from the coding sequence ATGAGAGCGGCACGTCTGCCTGAGGTGTTTGTCGCGCCCTTGCTCGCAGATGCCCCCTGGGGGCTGCTTCTCTGCGACACAGAGGGCCGCATTTTGTATGCGAATCAAGCAGCAAGCAAGATCTTCGATCAAGACGCCGCGGCCCTACGGGGGCAGGATTGGTGCAAACTAACGGCCGGAGGGGTACTGTCTTCGCAGATCGGTGCGACCCTATCGTTGGGAGAACCGCGGGGGGGCCTCTGGGAAATCACGCGCCCCGATGGGCGCCGTATCTGGTGCCACTGGCAGGCTACCCCTCTACGAAACCCCGCAGGGCGCGTAATTGGCTCCGCCTTATGGGTACAGGAGATAACGGCCCGGATCGAACTGGAAAAAACGCTAGCCGACTCGGAGGCGCGCTATCGGAGCCTGGTCGAACACGCCCCGCTTATGATCTACAGCTTCGACCTGGAGGGCCGCTTCACCTATGCTAACCCTATGGCCTGCCAAGTAGTGGGCATGAACTTGGAGACGCTCCGCGGGCTTCGCTATACGGACCTATTGGAGCCGGCCCAGCGTGGGCGCGTGCAGCGCTTTTATCTGCGCCAGTTTCTCAGCCGCACCCCGCAGACGAAGCTTGAAATCGCCCTCAAGCTGCCCACTGGACGGCAGCTCTGGCTGCGGCAGCGCTGTTCGCTTCTTTGGGAGCACGATCAAGTGGTGGGCTTTCATTGCGTCGCCGAGGACATCACGGAAGCCCGCCTGGCCCAGCAAGCCCTCAGAGAGCAAGAACGCCGCTACCGAAACCTATTTGAGAGCGCACCGGATCCGATCCTGGTGCTCGACAAGGCGGGGCGCATCGTCGAGGCCAACGAACGCGCCGCGGCCGCCTTCGGCTATAGACCCGAAGCACTACACGGTCGGCCTCTGGCGAGCCTGCAGGCTATCTCACGCTCCTGCCAAGAGCCTCTTTTAGACCATCTGCTGAGCCAAGACAAACCGCTCATAGAGCAAGAGCTCACCTTCTGTCGCCAAGACGGCAAATTGTTCATCGCCAGCCTCCGAGCATCTCGGATCCCGCTCAATGACGAGAAGGTGCTCTGGCAGGTCTTCTTGCGTGACGTCACCGAGCTGCGCTTGGCCACAGCAGAGCTAGCGGCGCAGAAACTGCAGCTAGAAGAGGCCGTTCAGCTGGCCCGCGAACTAGCCGAGCAGGCCCAAGCGGCCAACCGCGCCAAAAGCGCCTTCTTGGCCTCTGTAAGCCATGAAATCCGCACCCCCCTGAACGGCGTAATCGGATACCTGGACCTCATAACGCAAGGGGCATACCGAGACGAAGGCGAGCGCAACGAATACCTGGAAGGTGCCCGGCAATCGGCCGAGATGCTCCTGGCCCTCATCAACGACCTGCTGGACCTATCCCGGATCGAATCCGGCCGCCTGAAACTCGAGATCGCCCCCTTCTGTCTAGAGGAGCTCCTGCGCGAGGTCTTGGAGTTGCTCGGACCCATCGTGCGTCAGAAGGGCCTCGAGATAGGCTACATCCTGCCCCCGTCGCTGCCAGCGCGGCTTCAAGGCGATCCGGATCGGGTGCGTCAGGTGTTGCTCAACTTGGTCTCCAACGCCGTCAAGTTCACCCATCAGGGCCATGTGTTGATCTGGACCGAGGTGCTACGCGAGGAAGCCCAAACGCTCTGGATCCGGATCACCGTACACGATACGGGCATCGGCATCGCTAGCGATCAGCTAGCGCGGCTCTTTGAGCCATTTGAGCAGGCCGATCGCCTAATCAGCCGCCAATACGGGGGAACGGGACTGGGACTGGCGATCTCCAAACAGCTGGTAGAGCTCATGGGCGGCCGCATCGGGGCCGAAAGTGAACCAGGGAAAGGAAGCGCGTTCTGGATCGAGCTCCCCTTCTCGTATGCAGAGGAAGAAGAGGAGCAGGCGCAATCCCATTTAGCCGGCCATCGGTGGCTCGTTATCGACGACCATCCGGCTAACCGCAGCGCGCTCGTGCGCATGTTGCGCGCCTTGGGAGCCGAGGCCGAATCCGCCCCTTCAGGCCGTGCTGGGCTGGAGGCGCTCAAAGGCGCACTCCTTGCAGGCCGTCCCTTTCACGGGGTGCTGCTTGATCTCAACATGCCGGATTGGGACGGCTACGATACGGCGCGCGCCATCCGGGCTGAGCCCCGTTTTCGCGAGCTACCGATCGTGCTCCTGTCCTCCTCGGCTGCGGTGGACCAAGCCAAGCTGGCCATGCTCGGGATCCGAAGGTGCCTGTATAGACCTATTCGAGCCTCGGAGCTGGCCAAACAGCTGCGGGCGCTTCCCCCTAGCCCCGCCGACCGCCCCAGCGCCTCAGATGGCCCACAGAAAACTCCGCTTGAGCCCGGTGAGGAGCTTAGCCCTCCCTGGCCCAAAGAGCGCTACCGGGTCTTGCTGGTCGAGGACAACCCGGTCAACCAGAAGATCGCCTCTACGATGCTTGAGCGCCTAAACCTGTCTGTGATCACCGCGGGCAACGGCAAGGAGGCGCTCGACGCCCTTCGACGCGCTCGGTTTGATCTGATCCTCATGGATGTGCAGATGCCCGAGATGGACGGACTAGAGGCCACGCGGCGGCTGCGTCAGATGGGCATCCAGACGCCGGTGATCGCGCTTACCGCGCACGCCATGAGCGGGGACCGGGAGCGGTTCCTCCAGGCGGGCATGAACGACTACCTGGCCAAACCCATCCGGCCTGGGCTTCTGCTTGAGCTGTTGCGGCAGTGGCTACCTCTTGCCGAGGCTGAGCCCTCCGCACAGCCCACACCCCCTCTGGAGACTGTGCTGGATCGGGCCGTGATCGCGGAGCTACAGGCGATCGATGAGACAAGCGACGGAGCGTTTTTGCGCGAGCTGGTCGAAAGCTTTCTGGAGGATGCCCGGGAACGGCTGCGCGTTATGGAACAGCTGGTGCATACCGGCCACTGGGAACAGCTTTACCGCGAGGCCCATACCCTCAAGGGTGGTTCGGCTAGCATCGGAGCAGAAGCGATGCGCCAACTCTGCGAGGAGCTCGAAAAGGAAGCGCGGGGGGGAGAGCCCTTGCGCGCTCGCTACCTCGTTGGCCAACTCCAGGAGGCCTATCGACACACCCGACGCGCTTTGCGCGAGCTCACCGGAGGGGAAGCCTTGGTTTGA
- a CDS encoding flavin reductase family protein, with protein sequence MTQDIVREVLQLLPYPFFAFSTRYQDEINAFAGNWLTQCSFEPRLVAFGLQREAYSYELCRQSGVFAVSLFTKEGAEALQRVVGSRRKRPDKMAQIAYRPGPATGCPILEGAAAWFECRVRQWVQTGGDHDLVIGEVVAAGLERPNTRVQDVLLVSDLGWSYAG encoded by the coding sequence ATGACGCAGGATATCGTGAGGGAGGTGCTACAGCTGTTGCCCTATCCGTTTTTTGCCTTCAGCACCCGATATCAAGATGAGATCAACGCCTTCGCGGGAAACTGGCTGACGCAGTGTTCCTTTGAACCTCGGCTTGTGGCTTTCGGATTGCAACGGGAGGCGTATTCGTACGAGCTATGTCGCCAAAGCGGGGTCTTCGCGGTCAGCTTGTTTACCAAGGAGGGGGCCGAGGCGCTGCAGCGCGTCGTGGGAAGCCGGCGCAAGCGGCCCGATAAGATGGCTCAGATCGCCTACCGGCCTGGGCCCGCTACCGGATGTCCGATTCTGGAGGGCGCGGCGGCCTGGTTTGAGTGCCGGGTGCGGCAGTGGGTGCAGACGGGGGGCGATCATGATCTTGTGATCGGCGAGGTGGTGGCGGCTGGCTTGGAGCGGCCTAACACGCGCGTTCAGGACGTGCTGCTGGTCTCAGATTTGGGCTGGAGCTACGCAGGGTAG
- a CDS encoding OmpA family protein, which translates to MRALSVFALLFTLVSITHGQTERKLWVGLNVGLPSYVGDYNRIGTAVGGNAFQLVTGRWMASAQLGYELSRTLGLRFALGYGEAHYEPSGGNFPRGATVPFHTTILPIEGQLLYSFAPAATVNPYAFLGLGALYYQPFDNRDNKLRDGSVTLLVPIGAGLEFALSRRLSLLLEVGYRHTQSDYLENYSAGSKDVFGTKILTGDALLTYSAGLRLNIGSAPPPPPPPPSPVVNNPPVWRSLPDQTGMVGERMVVAVQASDPDGDPLTLRALSLPQGAQFRDLGNGAGQITWTPTEAQVGAHTAELEASDGKARTSGRLRLTVQARPAPPPALTELNTVFFDFDKADIDAEAARLLDENVRLLQQNPQYMVRIDAYTDYVGTAQYNLRLSQRRAEAVRRYYESRGIDPARITARGLGFYPQRCGPAEQDPGPGCRWMRRAISVPLPPSTP; encoded by the coding sequence ATGCGTGCACTCAGCGTTTTCGCCTTGCTTTTTACGCTAGTCTCCATCACGCACGGACAGACGGAGCGCAAGCTGTGGGTGGGGCTGAACGTCGGACTTCCTTCCTACGTGGGCGATTACAATCGTATTGGGACCGCCGTGGGCGGTAACGCCTTCCAGCTTGTAACGGGACGCTGGATGGCAAGCGCACAGCTGGGATACGAGCTTTCCCGCACCCTGGGGTTGCGTTTTGCGCTGGGCTATGGGGAGGCGCACTATGAGCCCTCTGGCGGCAACTTCCCCCGGGGGGCGACGGTGCCCTTTCATACCACGATTTTGCCCATTGAGGGCCAGTTGCTATACAGCTTCGCCCCGGCTGCCACGGTAAACCCCTACGCCTTTTTGGGTCTCGGGGCTCTGTACTATCAACCCTTCGACAACCGGGACAACAAGCTGCGCGATGGGTCCGTTACGCTCTTGGTGCCGATCGGGGCGGGCCTGGAATTTGCTTTATCGCGCCGACTGTCGCTCCTTTTGGAGGTGGGGTACCGGCACACCCAGAGCGACTACCTGGAGAACTACAGCGCCGGTTCGAAGGACGTCTTTGGCACTAAAATTTTGACCGGGGACGCTCTGCTTACCTACAGCGCCGGCTTGCGGCTGAACATAGGCAGCGCCCCGCCGCCGCCTCCGCCGCCTCCGTCGCCTGTTGTGAACAACCCACCGGTTTGGCGCAGCCTGCCGGATCAGACCGGTATGGTCGGAGAGCGCATGGTGGTCGCGGTGCAGGCTTCTGATCCGGATGGGGATCCCCTTACGCTGCGGGCTCTGTCCCTGCCTCAAGGGGCGCAGTTTCGGGATCTGGGCAACGGCGCAGGGCAGATCACCTGGACGCCCACGGAGGCCCAAGTGGGCGCACACACAGCGGAACTAGAGGCCTCCGACGGTAAAGCTCGCACATCGGGTCGGCTTCGTTTGACGGTTCAAGCTCGGCCCGCGCCGCCGCCTGCGCTTACGGAGCTCAATACGGTCTTCTTTGATTTCGACAAAGCGGACATCGACGCCGAGGCCGCGCGGCTATTGGATGAGAACGTGCGTTTGTTGCAGCAGAATCCGCAGTACATGGTCCGCATCGACGCCTACACCGATTACGTGGGCACGGCCCAGTACAACCTGCGCCTGAGCCAGCGCCGAGCTGAGGCCGTACGGCGCTATTACGAAAGCCGGGGCATTGATCCGGCCCGCATCACAGCTCGGGGGCTTGGCTTCTACCCTCAGCGCTGCGGACCGGCCGAGCAGGATCCGGGTCCGGGTTGCCGCTGGATGCGCAGGGCCATTAGCGTGCCTCTACCTCCGAGTACGCCTTGA
- a CDS encoding magnesium chelatase → MTIPDYDRLLRVRTLGELKRSGYQVLPVKEEIRRNLLRKLRKGETLFPGILGYDRTVIPQLVHALLAKHDIILLGLRGQAKSRIIRLLPEFLDEYVPVLEGSETNDNPFEPISRYGRRLVQEAGDDAPIAWLHRSQRYGEKLATPDTTIADLIGDIDPIKAATRRLTYADEEVMHFGLIPRMNRGIFAINELPDLAPRIQVGLLNILQERDVQIRGFPVRLPLDILMVFSANPEDYTNRGSIITPLKDRIDSQILTHYPRSLEVALAITEQEAWTERGLVRVHTPHIYREIIEQIAFEARQSEFVDQKSGVSTRLPIAACENLISSVERRAVRNGESEAAVRVSDLYHTVPAITGKLELVYEGEQEGPLAVARLLIGRAIKARFVHYFPDPNRKPDGRRPYQEILDWFAQGNTLSLPDDLPQPEYQKRLESVPGLSELVCRHTRPGNDLERLSMMELVLEALHQHSLLGKRDLDDEHAYVDLVGTMLTGLRQSDADADEDDEERSGKSRW, encoded by the coding sequence ATGACCATACCCGACTACGACCGGCTTTTGCGCGTACGCACGCTGGGAGAGCTCAAGCGCTCCGGCTACCAGGTGTTGCCCGTAAAAGAAGAAATCCGACGCAACTTGCTTCGCAAGTTGCGCAAGGGGGAAACGCTCTTTCCCGGCATTCTGGGCTACGATCGGACCGTAATCCCGCAGCTTGTGCACGCGCTTCTGGCCAAACACGACATCATCCTGCTCGGCTTGCGTGGGCAGGCCAAAAGCCGGATCATCCGCTTGTTGCCGGAGTTCTTGGACGAATATGTGCCTGTTCTAGAAGGCTCCGAGACGAACGACAACCCCTTTGAGCCCATCTCCCGATACGGCAGGCGCCTAGTGCAAGAGGCCGGCGATGACGCTCCGATCGCGTGGCTGCATCGCAGCCAACGCTACGGAGAAAAGCTCGCCACGCCGGATACCACCATCGCGGACCTCATCGGCGATATCGACCCGATCAAGGCGGCCACCCGACGGCTTACGTACGCAGATGAAGAGGTGATGCACTTCGGCCTTATCCCCCGCATGAACCGGGGGATCTTCGCGATCAACGAGCTGCCCGATTTGGCCCCGCGCATCCAAGTAGGCTTGCTCAACATTCTGCAAGAGCGCGACGTGCAGATCCGGGGCTTTCCGGTCCGGCTGCCGCTGGATATTCTCATGGTCTTTTCGGCTAATCCGGAGGACTACACAAACCGCGGCAGCATCATCACCCCCCTTAAGGACCGGATCGATTCGCAGATTCTGACGCACTATCCGCGCTCTCTTGAGGTGGCGCTCGCGATCACCGAGCAAGAGGCCTGGACCGAGCGGGGGCTTGTGCGCGTGCACACCCCCCATATCTACCGAGAGATCATCGAGCAGATCGCCTTCGAGGCCCGTCAAAGTGAGTTCGTCGACCAAAAAAGCGGAGTCTCCACGCGCTTGCCCATCGCCGCATGCGAAAACCTTATCTCAAGCGTCGAGCGACGGGCCGTGCGCAACGGCGAATCGGAGGCCGCCGTGCGGGTATCGGACCTATACCACACCGTGCCCGCCATTACGGGCAAGCTGGAACTCGTCTACGAGGGGGAACAAGAGGGGCCCCTGGCCGTGGCCCGCCTCCTTATCGGCCGGGCCATCAAGGCGCGCTTTGTGCATTATTTTCCCGATCCCAACCGCAAGCCCGATGGCCGCCGCCCCTACCAGGAGATCCTCGATTGGTTCGCCCAAGGCAACACGCTTTCGCTACCCGACGACTTGCCACAACCGGAATACCAAAAGCGGCTCGAGTCCGTTCCGGGGCTTTCGGAGCTGGTCTGCCGTCATACGCGGCCCGGAAACGACCTGGAACGGCTAAGCATGATGGAGCTCGTGCTGGAAGCCCTGCATCAGCATTCGCTTCTGGGCAAGCGCGATCTGGACGATGAACACGCCTACGTGGACCTGGTGGGCACGATGCTAACCGGCCTTAGACAATCGGATGCAGATGCGGATGAAGACGACGAAGAAAGAAGTGGGAAGAGCCGTTGGTAG
- a CDS encoding VWA domain-containing protein, which yields MHFLYEAWNEAQQRRESAFGRLFRLFQELLLHTAGDAQEALHWLTQLDRHYRLTDPDYGIGDFIEELQERGYLREEEPGRVQLTPKSERSLRQRSLEEVFSKLRKRGLGRHPTPHLGLGEEPQPETRPWQFGDNVQHIDHQETFRNAFRRYGLEDFRLDEETIAVRETDHHASTATVLLLDVSHSMVLYGEDRITPAKKVALALAELITSQYPQDKLDIIAFGNEAWPVAIRDLPYLEVGPYYTNTLAALERARQILRRRRGMNKQIVLITDGKPSAMFIGGRLYKNPYGLDRRIVNRVLDAAIRCRREQITITTFMVARDAYLQAFVHEFTRLNQGRAYYAALDKLGEYVLEDFIRNRRKRVR from the coding sequence ATGCACTTTCTTTACGAGGCCTGGAACGAAGCCCAACAGCGGCGGGAAAGCGCCTTCGGCCGTCTGTTCCGACTCTTTCAGGAGCTCCTGCTCCATACGGCCGGGGACGCGCAGGAAGCCCTGCATTGGCTTACCCAACTAGATCGGCATTACCGGTTGACAGACCCCGATTACGGAATCGGGGATTTTATCGAGGAGCTCCAAGAACGCGGCTACCTGCGCGAAGAGGAACCGGGCCGCGTTCAGCTCACCCCCAAGAGCGAACGCAGCCTGCGCCAAAGGTCCCTGGAGGAGGTCTTCTCCAAGCTGCGCAAACGCGGCCTGGGTCGACACCCCACCCCGCATCTGGGCCTGGGCGAGGAACCCCAGCCCGAGACCCGACCTTGGCAGTTCGGCGACAACGTGCAGCATATCGATCATCAAGAGACCTTTCGCAACGCCTTTCGCCGCTACGGGCTTGAGGATTTCAGGCTGGATGAGGAAACCATCGCCGTGCGCGAAACGGACCATCATGCGTCCACGGCTACGGTGCTGCTGCTGGATGTGTCGCACTCCATGGTCCTGTATGGGGAGGACCGCATCACCCCGGCCAAAAAAGTCGCCCTGGCGCTAGCGGAGCTTATCACAAGCCAATACCCTCAGGATAAGCTTGATATCATCGCTTTCGGTAATGAGGCCTGGCCCGTGGCGATTCGAGACCTTCCGTACCTGGAAGTGGGGCCCTATTACACGAACACGCTGGCCGCATTAGAGCGCGCACGCCAGATCCTGCGCCGCCGACGGGGGATGAACAAGCAGATCGTCCTCATCACAGACGGCAAGCCAAGCGCTATGTTCATAGGCGGCCGGCTCTACAAGAACCCCTACGGACTGGATCGGCGCATTGTAAACCGCGTGCTGGATGCGGCCATCCGATGCCGCAGGGAGCAGATCACGATCACGACCTTCATGGTCGCGCGCGATGCATACCTGCAGGCCTTTGTGCACGAGTTTACCCGTCTTAACCAGGGCCGCGCCTACTACGCAGCTCTGGACAAGCTGGGCGAGTACGTGCTGGAGGACTTTATCCGAAATCGTCGCAAGCGAGTCCGATGA
- a CDS encoding DUF3109 family protein, whose protein sequence is MHRQLGTVEVSLDVLRARFACDLPACRGACCVVGVGGAPLEPGELAALEAALPVLWGRLRAEAQREISREGLAEPDGAGWALRTTPEEGACVLAVFEDGIARCAVEQAYWEGRISFRKPLSCHLYPIRVESNGRREVLRYEQVPICEAGRRRGEREGVALIDFLQSALVRRWGLAWYERLRAVADATEEEAPC, encoded by the coding sequence ATGCACCGCCAACTGGGCACGGTTGAGGTCTCCCTGGATGTACTGCGGGCTCGTTTCGCCTGTGATCTACCGGCCTGTCGGGGGGCCTGCTGCGTGGTGGGCGTAGGCGGGGCGCCGCTGGAGCCTGGGGAGCTGGCCGCGTTGGAGGCCGCTTTGCCCGTCCTGTGGGGTCGCCTCCGAGCCGAAGCGCAGCGGGAGATCAGCCGGGAAGGGCTTGCGGAGCCCGATGGCGCGGGCTGGGCTCTGCGCACCACTCCGGAGGAGGGCGCCTGCGTGTTGGCCGTCTTCGAGGACGGCATAGCGCGCTGCGCCGTGGAGCAGGCCTATTGGGAGGGCCGGATTTCGTTTCGCAAACCCCTATCATGTCACCTCTACCCGATTCGCGTCGAATCCAACGGTCGACGGGAAGTGCTCCGCTACGAACAGGTGCCGATCTGCGAAGCCGGCCGCCGACGCGGCGAGCGCGAAGGGGTGGCACTTATCGATTTTCTGCAGTCAGCGCTTGTGCGCCGGTGGGGGTTGGCTTGGTATGAGCGCTTACGCGCCGTTGCGGACGCTACGGAGGAGGAAGCACCATGCTGA
- the rpoN gene encoding RNA polymerase factor sigma-54 — MLKTSLQQRLQQRLSPQQIQYIKLLQLPTLAFEQRVAAELEQNPALEEGPEEEQELLLTEEEAQAFEVAETFVPEPEEPESETSLEVSVAPVSSPEPSMPAALGDPQTPAADGSRSEDEYSWEELLAGQDLDPERYYQTRGGEDPDEEDDPWARTPARETFIERLQAQLLYLDLDERGRLIAEQIIGSLDPDGYLRRPLSSIVDDLLFSHGVEVSEAEVETVLKQIQRLDPVGVGARSLKECLEVQLEALPESTPARELALRIVREAFGELSRKHFDAILRKFEIPREALLQAWQLLQRLNPKPGDGDGTPELNYITPDFEVYEQEGEFVVTLNRRNVPELRISRQYRQMWEELQQPGRRQDPNLEEAREYLKKKIEDARWFINSIRQRHNTMLKVMRAIVELQEDFFRHGEGHLKPMILKDVAERIGMDISTVSRVVSGKYVQTEFGTFPLKYFFSEGLETESGEEISNREVKNLIKELIEQEDKRNPLSDDKIAEILVKRGLKIARRTVTKYREQLGIPVARLRREL; from the coding sequence ATGCTGAAGACGTCCTTGCAACAGCGCCTGCAGCAGCGCCTGTCCCCGCAGCAGATCCAGTACATCAAGCTGCTGCAGCTGCCCACGCTAGCTTTCGAACAGCGTGTGGCCGCAGAACTGGAGCAAAACCCCGCCCTGGAAGAGGGGCCGGAGGAAGAGCAGGAGCTCCTGCTTACGGAGGAAGAGGCGCAGGCCTTTGAGGTCGCCGAAACGTTCGTCCCCGAGCCAGAGGAGCCGGAATCGGAGACTTCGCTGGAGGTCTCGGTTGCCCCCGTGTCGTCTCCCGAGCCCTCCATGCCCGCGGCCTTGGGGGATCCGCAAACGCCCGCCGCCGACGGATCCCGTTCTGAGGACGAATACAGCTGGGAGGAGCTGCTTGCCGGTCAGGATCTGGACCCGGAGCGGTATTATCAGACCCGAGGCGGTGAAGACCCCGACGAAGAGGACGACCCATGGGCCCGCACGCCCGCTCGGGAGACCTTCATCGAACGGCTGCAGGCGCAGTTGCTCTACTTGGATCTAGACGAACGAGGCCGGCTTATCGCAGAGCAAATCATCGGTTCCTTGGATCCAGATGGTTACCTACGCCGACCGCTGAGTTCAATCGTCGATGATCTGCTTTTCTCGCACGGCGTAGAGGTCTCCGAAGCCGAAGTTGAAACTGTGCTCAAGCAGATCCAACGTCTAGATCCTGTTGGCGTAGGGGCGCGCTCGCTCAAAGAATGCCTGGAGGTGCAGCTTGAGGCCCTCCCGGAGTCCACGCCCGCTCGAGAGCTGGCGCTGCGCATCGTACGGGAGGCCTTTGGAGAGCTCAGCCGCAAACATTTTGACGCGATCCTGCGCAAATTCGAGATCCCCCGAGAGGCGCTGCTACAGGCCTGGCAGCTGCTGCAACGCCTTAACCCCAAGCCTGGAGACGGAGACGGAACGCCAGAGCTCAACTACATCACCCCGGACTTCGAGGTCTACGAGCAGGAAGGCGAATTTGTGGTCACCCTCAATCGGCGCAACGTGCCGGAGCTGCGCATCTCGCGCCAATATCGCCAGATGTGGGAGGAGCTGCAGCAGCCTGGACGCCGTCAGGACCCGAATCTCGAGGAGGCCCGCGAGTACCTCAAAAAGAAAATCGAAGATGCGCGCTGGTTCATCAACTCCATCCGCCAGCGGCATAACACCATGCTCAAGGTCATGCGGGCGATCGTGGAGCTGCAGGAGGACTTTTTCCGGCATGGCGAGGGCCATCTGAAGCCCATGATCCTAAAAGACGTGGCCGAGCGTATCGGTATGGATATTTCGACCGTAAGCCGGGTCGTAAGCGGCAAGTACGTGCAGACGGAGTTCGGCACCTTTCCCTTGAAGTACTTCTTCAGCGAGGGCCTGGAGACGGAATCCGGTGAGGAGATCTCCAACCGGGAGGTCAAAAACCTCATCAAGGAGCTTATCGAGCAGGAAGACAAGCGCAACCCCCTAAGCGACGACAAAATCGCCGAGATCCTTGTCAAGCGCGGGCTCAAAATCGCTCGCCGCACCGTGACCAAGTACCGGGAGCAGCTGGGCATTCCCGTGGCGCGCCTGCGTCGGGAGCTATAA
- a CDS encoding PorV/PorQ family protein, protein MMPPRRLLALLAIGWAIVCAPQILEAQPFAALRLETSARLSALGGTSVALGRGDLAAAWHNPALLPGEGAPELGLGYGRLLGTVEVFWLGTWRPLAPRQSAGLQALVLHYGSMERLDEAGQAQGRFTALDALLGLQYRRTYSDALETGAGLKVLYSALERYTALVLALDLGARWRLPRQWTLAVGLRHLGWTLKRYTATPERPEPEVTLAISKRLEYLPLTLHLATLGSAEAERIYAPWEDLAFGGELTLAPSLLVRFGYRMREQRELRHQNRLDMAGLRLGFGLQFGRFGLDYAYRSLSTPGGMHLWNLRLVL, encoded by the coding sequence ATGATGCCACCGCGACGCCTATTGGCTTTGCTAGCGATCGGATGGGCGATCGTATGCGCCCCTCAAATCCTTGAGGCGCAACCCTTTGCGGCCCTGCGCCTTGAGACCTCAGCTCGGCTTTCGGCCCTCGGGGGGACTTCCGTAGCGCTTGGGCGCGGGGACCTGGCCGCGGCCTGGCATAATCCCGCTCTCCTTCCAGGGGAGGGCGCCCCTGAGCTGGGACTGGGATACGGTCGCCTGTTGGGCACGGTCGAGGTGTTCTGGTTGGGCACCTGGAGGCCGCTTGCGCCTCGGCAAAGCGCGGGCCTGCAGGCTCTGGTGCTGCACTACGGATCCATGGAGCGCCTGGACGAAGCGGGCCAAGCGCAGGGTCGCTTTACGGCTCTAGACGCCCTGCTGGGCCTGCAGTACCGGCGCACCTACTCCGATGCGTTGGAGACGGGCGCCGGGCTTAAGGTGCTTTACTCGGCCCTTGAGCGCTACACGGCCTTGGTCTTGGCCCTGGACCTGGGGGCCAGGTGGCGCCTGCCGCGCCAATGGACCCTCGCCGTGGGACTGCGGCATCTGGGATGGACCTTAAAGCGCTACACCGCTACCCCGGAACGGCCCGAACCTGAGGTGACGCTTGCGATCTCCAAACGACTTGAATACCTGCCGCTTACGCTGCACCTGGCCACTCTGGGTTCGGCTGAGGCGGAACGGATTTACGCACCCTGGGAGGATCTCGCATTCGGAGGGGAGCTAACCCTAGCCCCCAGTCTGCTGGTGCGCTTCGGCTACCGCATGCGGGAGCAACGGGAGCTTAGACACCAAAACCGGTTGGATATGGCGGGCCTGCGCTTGGGCTTCGGCCTGCAGTTTGGGCGCTTCGGGCTGGACTACGCGTATCGGTCCTTAAGCACCCCCGGCGGGATGCACCTTTGGAACTTACGCCTGGTCTTATAG